One Heptranchias perlo isolate sHepPer1 chromosome 5, sHepPer1.hap1, whole genome shotgun sequence DNA window includes the following coding sequences:
- the LOC137322171 gene encoding G-protein coupled receptor family C group 6 member A-like: MDAVQEELHFDTSGQVSCWASLFHPVRLCDIPDDIVGARAPGDIIIGGLFPVHEKVENLINRTQPGPLHCSGFDLSTFLQAQAMIYSIEQINNSTLLPGVKLGYEIYDSCSDVIAAIQATTRFLSKFNSSDSSVEVHCNYTDYVPSVKAVVGDAYSEISIVVARLLNLYLIPQISHASSAETLSDKARFASFLRTIPSDIHQTKAVAKLVKHFQWNWIGAIATEDAYGRSGINSFLLHAKHLNICVAFRELIPVYNNEQQSAKINAIAEKIKNSSAEVMIAFVRASDVVKLFTVLIQQKVNKTWIASDSWSNSRQVASMNHIEKIGPILGFTFKSGTIPNFKDYLKKYPKDANKIIKEDSNCANESVSYTKISIQNSRQNKSQEYYKIIETINESAIYGIYLAINATAFALQRMLNCRDGKCNQNFNFPPWQLLNELKNVNFMTEHGQFQFDHSGDSSNGYDIISWKMLKGSVQFVKVGDYDVMKKIISINDSFRNTIKAILSNCSRTCRPGEMKTTSPRNQCCYSCSPCPAGSYSQKNDSNECEKCSEDHWSEEGSSTCQNRTTEFLQWRDALSVVLIILAILGVLIICIIIILFTKHLDTPAVKAAGGWMCYIMLLSLLLSFVSVVLFIGEPFDYICKIRQPLFGISFTLCVSCILVKSFRIILAFSFNPIIHRKMKYIYKPVPIIIVITGIQAIICSIWLSLNMPKPMKNKNIPKIILLLCDEGSHVAFSIMLGYIAILACVCFILAFKGRKAPEMYNEAKFITFSMLVYLIVWISFGVMYFNIEATNKYFPAIESIAILASIYSILCCHFFPTFYIICFKKESNVESKYLTRAREHFKRKGQFVCPKPNIRRSSEISNEGQPSFLIQVMTDSEFECHINRKTNRTNQIKNGQNQALESNCLRKRHKSW; the protein is encoded by the exons ATTTGACCTGTCCACATTTCTCCAAGCCCAGGCGATGATATATAGCATCGAGCAGATAAACAATTCTACTTTGCTACCGGGTGTCAAACTTGGATATGAAATTTATGACAGCTGCTCTGATGTCATCGCTGCAATACAAGCGACCACAAGGTTTCTTTCCAAATTTAATTCCTCGGACAGCAGTGTTGAAGTTCACTGCAATTACACAGACTATGTACCAAGTGTAAAAGCAGTTGTAGGGGATGCATACTCAGAAATATCGATTGTAGTTGCGAGATTATTGAACCTGTACCTCATCCCACAG ATCAGTCATGCATCATCAGCTGAAACGCTCAGTGACAAAGCAAGGTTTGCATCATTTTTACGGACTATTCCAAGTGACATTCATCAAACTAAAGCCGTGGCTAAACTTGTTAAGCACTTCCAATGGAATTGGATTGGAGCCATTGCTACTGAGGATGCGTATGGACGATCTGGAATAAATAGTTTTCTCTTACATGCAAAACACCTCAATATATGTGTTGCCTTTCGTGAACTGATCCCAGTTTATAACAATGAACAACAAAGTGCTAAAATCAATGCAATAGCTGAAAAAATTAAGAACTCATCTGCAGAAGTTATGATCGCATTTGTAAGGGCATCAGATGTCGTCAAACTGTTCACTGTACTGATTCAACAGAAAGTAAATAAAACCTGGATTGCCAGTGATTCTTGGTCCAATTCTAGGCAGGTTGCCAGCATGAATCATATTGAAAAAATTGGACCTATTTTGGGCTTTACATTCAAAAGTGGAACCATTCCAAACTTTAAAGACTACTTAAAAAAGTATCCCAAAGATGCTAACAAGATTATTAAAGAAGATTCAAATTGTGCAAATGAAAGTGTCAGTTATACAAAGATATCAATTCAGAACTCAAGGCAAAACAAATCTCAGGAGTATTACAAAATAATTGAAACTATTAATGAATCCGCTATCTATGGGATATACTTAGCCATCAATGCCACAGCTTTTGCTCTTCAGAGGATGCTCAATTGTCGTGATGGAAAGTGCAATCAAAATTTTAATTTTCCACCATGGCAG TTGTTGAATGAATTGAAGAACGTTAACTTTATGACAGAACATGGGCAATTTCAATTTGATCATTCAGGAGATTCATCAAATGGATATGACATAATCAgctggaaaatgctgaaaggttCTGTGCAGTTTGTCAAAGTTGGTGACTATGAtgtgatgaagaaaataataagtATCAACGATAGCTTCAGGAACACCATAAAG GCTATATTATCTAATTGCTCACGAACCTGTAGACCTGGAGAAATGAAGACTACATCACCTAGAAACCAATGTTGTTATAGTTGTAGTCCCTGCCCAGCAGGATCTTACTCTCAAAAAAATG ATTCCAATGAGTGTGAGAAGTGCTCAGAAGACCACTGGTCTGAGGAAGGAAGTTCAACATGCCAGAATAGAACTACAGAGTTTCTTCAATGGAGAGATGCCCTTTCTGTTGTGTTAATCATACTTGCCATCTTAGGAGTACTTATAATATGTATAATAATCATATTGTTCACAAAACATCTGGATACACCAGCTGTGAAAGCTGCTGGAGGTTGGATGTGTTACATAATGCTGTTGTCACTGTTACTCAGTTTTGTCAGTGTTGTGTTGTTTATTGGAGAGCCATTTGATTACATTTGTAAAATCCGACAACCACTTTTTGGTATAAGCTTTACACTTTGTGTTTCCTGTATTTTGGTGAAGTCTTTTAGGATCATCCTGGCTTTTAGTTTTAATCCAATTATCCATAGAAAGATGAAGTACATCTATAAACCAGTGCCCATTATAATTGTTATCACAGGAATTCAAGCGATCATTTGTTCAATATGGTTATCTTTGAATATGCCAAAACCTATGAAAAATAAAAACATCCCCAAAATCATTTTGCTGTTATGTGATGAAGGTTCCCATGTGGCATTCAGTATAATGTTAGGATACATCGCCATTCTTGCATGTGTCTGCTTCATTCTTGCTTTTAAAGGAAGGAAGGCTCCAGAAATGTATAATGAAGCTAAATTTATCACATTTAGCATGCTCGTTTACCTAATTGTATGGATTTCTTTTGGTGTTATGTATTTTAACATAGAAGCTACCAACAAGTATTTCCCAGCAATTGAATCAATTGCAATTTTAGCATCAATCTATAGCATTTTATGCTGCCATTTCTTTCCAACCTTCTACATAATTTGCTTCAAGAAAGAAAGTAATGTTGAGTCAAAATATTTGACACGTGCAAGAGAGCATTTCAAACGGAAAGGACAGTTTGTGTGTCCAAAGCCAAATATAAGAAGAAGCTCTGAGATTTCTAATGAAGGACAGCCTTCCTTCTTGATACAAGTGATGACAGATTCTGAATTTGAATGTCACATTAATCGGAAAACTAATCGTACAAACCAGATCAAAAATGGCCAGAATCAAGCACTTGAATCAAACTGCCTAAGAAAAAGACATAAAAGCTGGTAA